GCCGTGAACTTTGCCCTCGTTCAGGTCCCGACCTGGCCGCGTTTAGTGACCCCAGGATGACCTTGGAACGATCGTTCACCTCTGTCCCCTCCTTGCCGGACGGCCGCTTCTCGGACCCGCGGGTCCATTACCCCCCCACGGCTGCCTTCACTTACACCCCCCCGCACAATCCCGTCTCCAACGCCGCCATCGGCATCACCATGGCGACAGCGATGGCCACCACACCCGGCGGGAGGTATCACACTTACCTGCCGCCTCCGTACCCGAGCAATACGCCACACCAGGGTCAGAACAGGCCCTTCCAGTCCACCTCTTCGCCGTATCACGTGTACTACTCCACGGCGGCGGGCTCGTACCAGTTCTCCATGATGGCcgggggaggcggcggcggcgaggctcGTTCCCCGCCCAGAATCTTACCGCCTTGCACTAACGCTTCGACGGGCTCCCCGCTCCTGCACCCGTCTTTGCCTAATCAGAATGAGGGCGTGGCTGTGGAGGTGGAGTCCAGTCATAGTAGTTCCCCGGCAAACGCCGAGGCTGTCTGGAGACCTTATTGACGGGGATCGACAAATATCAGTGTGAAGCTCTACTGATTTGCAGGACTGCCCCGACCGCAGAGGTTAAAGGTCATATTTGTACATTTATATTTTCAGAAGATCTTCTATTACAGTGGTGCAGTGACTCTCCATTAAAGCAGGCTCGTCACTTGAGTCTCAAATCAACTTTTGCCCATTCGAACAAATGGAAATGATATGAATCCGTTCCAAAGTACCAAAAAGTCCAAACCTTCCTGACGATATGTTGTGTGTGCCCCCAAAAGTCTAAACGCGGTATCCCGATTAATATTTTTGGAagaagaattaaaaaaagaataatccaGCCGTTTTCAGACAACCAAGTTTATGGCTGTGGTGTGGGAGGGCATGCAGTTtgctggcgccatctagtggtcacaAATTTGCtcattcaaataaaatgaacaacGTGACAGCAAGTGGCTTTAAAACGTGCAAGTCGGGGTTCTCGTaggtcaaggtaccactgttaGTATTTTTTGGGTTGGACGCTGGCTGGGCAGAGTGAATGTTTTGCTCGTTTGCCTTGTTCTGAGGTTGGAGTTCAATTCTCGGCTCAGGCTTTCTTatgtggactttgcatgttctcgcCATGCTTGTGGGCTTTTTCGAGTCTGGATATCCCAGCTTCctcacacattccaaaaacaagcatgtttgtttatttaaaactCCAAATTGTGCATAGCTCACCTAaaatgctgttttttgttttgttttgttttttaacaaacGAGGCTACTTTTAAATTCTTTATTGAATTCCGACATGTACATACCTGGAAATAAAAGAGGAAATGTCATATTCAACCACTgccaccatttttattttttggggtcgTTGCCTTAAACACCTAATAAGGATACCGGTCACCTAAAATAAAGTAAATCTAAAATCAGCTACATCCTTTTTTAATCAGGTCATTGAATCTACCACTAAAACGAAATGATTATAAATATGATGTAATTGGTTCCgtttttgtatttgatttaaaaaaaaaaaagaagataaaattgaCTATTAGCAATGCTTGACCACCCCATCAAAATTGGCTAGAAACACCCACGCCATAACATATTTTCCTCCTCACACGTCAAGATTTAAAAATCCCCGATGGTCTTCTTCCATTCATACTCCAGGCCAATAGGTGGCGGTAATGATCACGATCACCCACCATTTCCCTAAACAAAGAAGACAACGGCGAAGAAGAACTAGATACGTCATTCCGTCCGGCGCTAGGTTTTGAAAGCACCAAATGTCCGTGGGTTGATTAAACATTACATTATTGTTCTATTTTAGATTTCCCGGCCGAATTTTCTGTCTCCACAATGTCCGAGGAGATGGGCTATTCTCCCAGCTTCAAACGACCTTCGGAAATTTTGCGAATGCGAAGGAAAAGAGCCCGCAGCGAAGCTTTCTCTTCTAGCCCGAGTAGTGACACCAGCGGCACCGAGCAAAGTGTCTCTTCcccgtcgtcgtcatcgtcgtgtGTCCGTCCCTTCTCGCCAGGGCCACTTTACTTCAACAGCCTCGCAACCTCCGGCGCTGGGGTGAAGCGCAGAAACCCGTTCGCAAACGTTGAGAACAGACGCAGTCCGAGGAAGAAATGTCTCCATTTGAACGACGACGAAGCGGGCGAGCAAACGACAGAAAGGCCGCCGCCAACAAGGGAAGAAGGTGACCTGGCTTTCTCAGAATTGATGAGCAAAGTCGAAGCTATGGGACGACAAGAGAACTACAAACAGGTTCGTTCTATTTTTGAGACTGTAAcatgaaataaatacaatactTTAGTGTCAAAAGTTAAACAAAACCCTTTGGCAGTAGATTATACGCATAAATGAACATGAAACGACAGTAgcagtatatttttttttgctgaggataaagaatacatgcaTGTGCGTATTGTTATAGTAATTGTCTTTATCTATTGTCGAATGGGTTTCAATGCTATAAttgatattaccgtttttttccatgtataatgcgcaaaatttaactactttattgtcctaaaatctggggtgcgcattatacatgggtacaaaaaatatatatatatttttttcttctttttctttttttaaatccggatatgatacggaggccgccattacagatgcgctttcttctctgctgttcacttcaaacacacaaggctctcgtatcagacgcttgctagatcacctgctcgtttgctgtcacaatgtaccctacacaaatccgaaacctttcttcgctattgagtatgccagcgcatgcgcagtgatactgaccggcagaataacatccggttgttcccaaagatgatcttttttctgaaatcattttacgttcacggacttaagtaggagtcaaaatctgggtgcgtattatacatgggtacaggcttttttccagcatcgacatgccatttttagggtgcgtattatacatgggggcgcattatacatggaaaaaaacggtagttttgtTAGCATTTCTATGTTGGTTTGCAAGTGGGTTGGCATTAAGTTCCTggacttttgtgtttgtttaaatacggaataataaatataaacgaATAGTTTTTGAACCCGTCAGGGGCAATTCAATCATTTCTCACAGCACATCTAATGCTCTCTCATGACAAACTAATGTGACACGGACCAATGTTTGAGATTTGAAATGCGTCGTTGCACAGCTGTACATTTAAGGTCATCTTCATCTTTCTTGCCCATTCCAGAAGGGTTTGTCTCTCTCTGAAGATAGCTCTCTTTTTGAGGAAAGTGAGGATGACGTTAAAACACCACTACTGAAGgtaaatggggaaaaaatgctATGTTCTTTGCAACATTCCAGGATAATTGTGACGTGACATTTTCGGAAAATGTCATCACTACAAATAGGGTTGCGCGTTATAATACACATCGTAATAAGGATGTTGAAATGTAACGGTGGAATATTCTCCTGTCTTTCAATCTAGAGCCCACGGGCCATTTCCCCTCTTTCCATAGCGGCCCCTCTGTGCACGGAGTATCCAGCCGACTGGAGCTTGAAGACCCGTCTACTTTTTACGTCCTCGCTGTCGCTGTCTTGGTCCGAGCAGCCCAAAGCTCAGGAGGAAGCCTCCGGGCTCAGCCAGCATTGCCGAGCACACTTTAGCACATGGCCACCTAATCTACAGGTACAGCGACATTGTCGTGGTGTCTTAAAAAAGGTGTGGTACTTAGTTCCATGGTTCCTCCTTTAGGATCCAAAGTCATGCACGGAGCTTCGCTGTGCCTTCCAGCAGAGTCTGATCTATTGGCAACATCCCAGCCTGTCTTGGGTGCCACTGTTCCCCAGGATCAATGCTGAGCGCAGGTTTACTGGGAAGAGCGCCCCCTGGGCACATGATGCAGAGCTGCAGCGAGGTCTCATGAGTGACTGGTGAGGATGCGAGCCCTTTCAAAAATGATTCGCAAAACAAAATCTTTACGTGAATGGTAAGTGTCTCGACATATAAATATTTTCACTTCTGATGCCGATTCTGATATTGGCCAGAATAAAATTGAGAGCACTCCGTTTTTGATCCCCTTACAACAAAAGATTTTAGGCAGAACATTTGGATGTCTTGCTGTCATTTGTCCTTCAGTGTTTGACTTTTGAAAGCGCTAATTAGGCCCTTTTATATCGTCTTCATTTTTGACTTACGTGATATTGGTCAAGTCCCCCCCCAGTATACCTACCTACCTGATGACCTCTCAGACAGAgcacagtggttgggaatcGCAGGTCAAGGTTTATGGTTCTTGAAGTGTTTGAAGACTGCACGTGGATCAAACCATttctggatgtgtgtgtgtgtgtgtgtgcaggtcaGCCAGTCTGTCATCACTCTACAGTCTACTAAAGGCCAAACTGTGTCCTTACTTCTATGTCTGCTCCTATCAGGTACTTCATCGTTTACAATGCATGGCATGTAAATCAACAATTAAGataacaaatgtatttttctcattttatgCCGAGGACATTATCTAGTCAAGTGAAGTTGATTTGTATCGCCCTAAATCActagcagtctcaaagggcttcacatccagacaaaaattgacaattattctcaaagcagcccctgatcttaagctcccaaggtCTGCTTCTTCTCAACATTCCCCTAAATAAGCATTTGTGTGCCGGTCAGTTCACAGTATTGTTCCGTGCCGCTGGACTCGGAGGCTCGGTCAGCATTAATGCCCTTGTTTCTCCCACGACCAGAGGGCTCCGTGAGGCCATGAAAGCTGAAGGTGAGTCATTTCCAAAGCCAAATGAGTGTGTTTTAATGCCCGTCATTATCCATGGTCAGGTATCGAGTTCACTCTGCCTCTAGTGGAGGAAAGGACGACGAGCAGAGAGCAACAGAACGTTTGCAATGAAGAACGGCAACAGAAAGAGTGAGTCTTGTCAAGTTGCAAGTATCAGTGCAAACCTTCAGTACTGTATCGTGGccagtaacacttaaatgtcatTTCAAACCCATGCCCAAACAAAAATGACCGAGCGATCAGATCTATCGTATCTATTCAAAGACGTTTGTCCAAGCTGAATCTTTCGATCGCAGTAGTTGCGAGCACAAAGAGGACACGTGCTGCTCGGATGGCCCGGACGACGACGAGGACGGGGATGGAGGTGGCAGCCTCTCGTGGCTGAAGGAGATGGGAGTCCAGGACAAGATCAAGAAGCCAGACAGCATCGGCATTCAACTGTATCCTATAGGGgtgtaaaaatgaaaaagaaaatcggcaaacaattaataaattaaatgcGGAATATGTAATATTGTATCCCATACATCGATGGAATAATCGATGGAATAAACGATGATCGAATGATTTGATAGTCTTTCAACTTCAGTGCGATGCCCCGTTTTCTTGTCTCTCGTCTCGCCCTTAACCTGTTTGCGTGCAGTCGCAAGGAAGACCGAGCGGTCAGGGTGGACCACAAGCCCGAGTCGGTGGTGTGCGTGGAGGGGGCGCACGCGTTCACGCTCGTCAACTTCCTCATCAACTGCAAGAGCGTGGTGGCGGCGGCCGGGTCTCAGGCGGGCCTTCCGCCGACGTTGCTGGCCCCGGTTGCTTTTCGAGGCGCTGCCATGCATTCGCTTAAGGTAACCGACGGCGGGTCGCAAAAGTACCGTCCACTTTAGTTCAGAAGTCAATTCTGACAGGGCCTTGTCAAATGAATTCAGATTTATTTACCGGAGTCAACCcgatatttctttttaaaagaagTCGTCTTTGCGGAAGAGCCGCATCTTCCACCGGTGAACGCAAAAGATCTCAAATGACCTCGGCAGCTGAGTGTGTTGTGACCCTTTCAGGCTCGCTGTGTGAATGTGAAGAGCCAAGTTGGTCCCGGCTACCAGAACATTAGCAGTATGGAGATCACAGGTAGGGAGCGGACACAGGAGCAGCCTTGGGACGGGACGGACGGCCTCTGGGAACTGATTATTTGTTGTCCTCAAGGGCCCATCCTGCCATCGTCTTTGCACGCCATCACAACCCTGCTCCGCCCCGCGCAGAAAGGAAACTTCTCAGCCACTCTTTACACACATGCGCCCACAGCCATCCTGAACATCCATGGAACCAAGCAACAGGTGAACTCAATCCCAATTCCATCAATAGGCACTTTTCTCAcggttttgcatttttatttgggATAGCGCACGAGTGGGGCAGAGGACCTCTCTGCGTTTGGCCTCCATCCGGCCTCCATCAAGCAGCTGCAGCAACCATCCAGCCTGGGTAAGACGGCGCTCACGCAGATCTCCATGAACGACTACGGCTACACCTGGAAGAAGTGATTCGGTCCTGCTTCTAGTCAAAGGGGTGCGTGTCATTATATTCTATTTTTTCAGCTCAAATGGAAGTGCACTTAAAAAATAAGGCTTCCCTCTTCAAACATtgacttgaactttttttttgtgtttaagcTCACATGCAAATAATTGGACAATTAGTGTGGGTGTTAAAATGATGGAATGCTCATGTGCTTAACTTACAGTTCAGTTATATTGAACTTTTTAGGCAGCGATTATTAGAGGGAGCCCGCGTGCCGCTCGTGTTATAGATGTACCACACTTGGAGAATAACTGCAAATGCTTGCTAGTGTCCCGCTGACAGGAAATAAATCCCAGCGTCAGCCGCCATTAGATTCCATCTCAACCAGCTGGCTCAGTATAATAAGTTTCGAAAATGCCTTGTGTATTAGATAAATGATCAAAGTTGCAATCAGCAGTAGCATCTTTATTTCTTATGCCACTTTGAACGCTTACATTTGATTTCTCCAATGCCTCGAGCAAATATTATATACACTACTATAAACTGCTTGCTATGATAAACAAATGTACACAATTTCCttaacgtgatttttttttgtgttgctttttttttttttttttttcagctaagCATTCCATATTTCCATAACTGCAGTTATAAAAATACCATATATTTCTTAATTTGCTTCTTACCTGCGTTGACAAGTGATACTTATCAACATTATTGCTGCTTTAGCACAGTAGACTCTGGAGCTCTTAAGTAAACATAGCAACATGGCTATTAGCGACTGtaaaaatgtttgctttcaaTTCAGTTCGgaccagtttaaaaaaaaaaaatgaattggagACCATaacaattaataataataaaaataaaacaaaaatgacaagcCGTGGCACTTCTCGTGTGAGGGCATGATGAGTGGCATTGTTTGGCCGTGTTGCATCCTTTTAAAACATCGTTGCACGAAGCAGGCCATTGAAACGAAAGGATTGTAAATTGACACAGAGAAAACTGTGACTCGCTACAGAGCCCCAGACAAGTGGGTAGAATAGAAAAAGAAACCTCCGAGGTTTGCATttttctccccatgcctgcgaGGCTTCTCTCTGGTAACTCCGGTTTCCTTCCACGTGCATGATAGGCCGATCGACCTCCAAAAAAAATCGGTGAATGTGAATAGTTGTTTGTCCAagcgtgccctgtgattggctggcaaccggttcaggacaTACCCCGCCTACTGGGATAGGCATGAAGATAAGCAATTTGGAATTTgaatgaatggggggggggggggggggggggatctggtTATTGCGTGCCCATTTGCTTATCCACCCACACAAGTTGTTCTTGGGAATACCCAATCGACAAATAAGTATTCTGAAGTTTCATGCGTATGTTAAATCTATTTCATTGTTTACAAATGAGCATTTCCTTTTTTGTCTCAATTATGTCTGGGGCTCTGCACTCAGACTGCTGGAACTAACTCaaatgaaataagataaaagcgaaacaataacaaacaaagaaaacccAATTTCTGCTTATTCTCTTCTCTTTCAGTAGAAGCATCTGCAAAATGTGTGGGGGTACAGCGACGAATCAATCCCCTGCTGCAAAGTGACAACCCCAGCATAAAGCATTTTACCTGAGTTTTCCCACAGAGAATGCCATTTACCTTTTGGGCATGTTGGTGCCGACGTCGGGACGTTGGCGCCGTTACATGCGTGCTCCGTCAAAGGTGGGATACGCTGCAAGCTCCACTTAAAAGGGAGGGG
This region of Syngnathus typhle isolate RoL2023-S1 ecotype Sweden linkage group LG2, RoL_Styp_1.0, whole genome shotgun sequence genomic DNA includes:
- the LOC133169370 gene encoding protein downstream neighbor of son homolog isoform X1: MSEEMGYSPSFKRPSEILRMRRKRARSEAFSSSPSSDTSGTEQSVSSPSSSSSCVRPFSPGPLYFNSLATSGAGVKRRNPFANVENRRSPRKKCLHLNDDEAGEQTTERPPPTREEGDLAFSELMSKVEAMGRQENYKQKGLSLSEDSSLFEESEDDVKTPLLKSPRAISPLSIAAPLCTEYPADWSLKTRLLFTSSLSLSWSEQPKAQEEASGLSQHCRAHFSTWPPNLQDPKSCTELRCAFQQSLIYWQHPSLSWVPLFPRINAERRFTGKSAPWAHDAELQRGLMSDWSASLSSLYSLLKAKLCPYFYVCSYQFTVLFRAAGLGGSVSINALVSPTTRGLREAMKAEGIEFTLPLVEERTTSREQQNVCNEERQQKDSCEHKEDTCCSDGPDDDEDGDGGGSLSWLKEMGVQDKIKKPDSIGIQLRKEDRAVRVDHKPESVVCVEGAHAFTLVNFLINCKSVVAAAGSQAGLPPTLLAPVAFRGAAMHSLKARCVNVKSQVGPGYQNISSMEITGPILPSSLHAITTLLRPAQKGNFSATLYTHAPTAILNIHGTKQQRTSGAEDLSAFGLHPASIKQLQQPSSLGKTALTQISMNDYGYTWKK
- the LOC133169370 gene encoding protein downstream neighbor of son homolog isoform X2 — encoded protein: MSEEMGYSPSFKRPSEILRMRRKRARSEAFSSSPSSDTSGTEQSVSSPSSSSSCVRPFSPGPLYFNSLATSGAGVKRRNPFANVENRRSPRKKCLHLNDDEAGEQTTERPPPTREEGDLAFSELMSKVEAMGRQENYKQKGLSLSEDSSLFEESEDDVKTPLLKSPRAISPLSIAAPLCTEYPADWSLKTRLLFTSSLSLSWSEQPKAQEEASGLSQHCRAHFSTWPPNLQDPKSCTELRCAFQQSLIYWQHPSLSWVPLFPRINAERRFTGKSAPWAHDAELQRGLMSDWSASLSSLYSLLKAKLCPYFYVCSYQFTVLFRAAGLGGSVSINALVSPTTRGLREAMKAEGIEFTLPLVEERTTSREQQNVCNEERQQKDCEHKEDTCCSDGPDDDEDGDGGGSLSWLKEMGVQDKIKKPDSIGIQLRKEDRAVRVDHKPESVVCVEGAHAFTLVNFLINCKSVVAAAGSQAGLPPTLLAPVAFRGAAMHSLKARCVNVKSQVGPGYQNISSMEITGPILPSSLHAITTLLRPAQKGNFSATLYTHAPTAILNIHGTKQQRTSGAEDLSAFGLHPASIKQLQQPSSLGKTALTQISMNDYGYTWKK